TGAGGACTTCAATGAGGGCCATCCTGATCAGTTTTTGGGAATGAAGTTGTATATTTGCTTATCATGGCACTAGAAATAAGAAGAACCCCAGTGTTGACGGGAGAATCGGCGAAGCGCTTTCTCAAGGAGATTAAGACTGTCAAGGCCAAATTCTCCAAAAGGAAGATTGAAGCAATGATGGCGCAGACGGCCCAAATGCGAAAAAATGCAAAATTTTAGAGATGATCGATCTCGCACTGGACTGCGAATGGCACAAACTAACGCCGTCAAATCCGATTTCTGAGTTTGATTGTGGGAACGAAGACCTGAACGACTTCTTTCGTTCCGATGCTTTGCAGTACGCGGAGCAACTCCTAGGTAGCACTTATTATTTTTCGACCAAGTCCGGAGGTGAAATCGTTTGTGCCTACACGCTTTCAAATGACAGTATCAAAACCTATGACTTGCCCAACAATCGAAAAAGGAAAATCCGTGATGGAATTCCTAGAGAAAAGCATATTCGATCATTCCCAGCGACATTGATCGGACGATTGGGGGTCAGCAATAAATTTAAAGCTTCGGGTATAGGTTCGCAGCTCATGATGGTAATCAAGATAAACTGCATACAGGAAGACGGGGACCGTTGTAGATTTCTAGTCGTTGATGCTTACAACGAAGCTCAAGTCCTCCGATACTACGAAAAGAATGATTTCAAATTTCTTTTCAGCTCCGAAGATCAAGAGAAGGAATACCACCAAATGGATGGAAGTCAAATTTTAAGAACAAGGTTCATGTATTTCGACTTGCTAGCCTTGCGCTAGTTGCCGCAAAATCATCAAACTTGTCCTAATTGAAATTTCCTCGAGAGCCACCCCCTCGAACTGCTCCTCGCCCTCGCTCTCACGCTCCCTCTCACACTGTTATTCCACCCATTCTGCCAAGAACACATTCGTGTCGTGGCCGCCGCCGTTGAAACGGTTGCTGGAAAATGCGACGTACTTGCCGTCAGGGGAGAAGATCGGAAATGCATCAAACGTACCGTCGAATGAGATTTGCTCCAGCCCAGTTCCGTCCACATTGATCAGGAAAAGGTTGAACTGACGGCCTTTTTCGCCTTTGTGGTTGCTGGCGAAGATAATTTTCTCGCCAGAAGGGTGCCAGCTCGGGGCCCAGTTGGCCTTGCCGATATTGGTCACTTGCTTCACATCGGATCCATCGGCATTCGCAACGAATACTTCCAATGCGCCCGGCTCGACCAAGCCTTTTTTCAGCAAGTCTTTGTAGCTCTTTTGATCTTCAGGCGTCGTAGGACGCGAGGCGCGCCAGACCAACTTCTTGCTGTCAGGGGAGAAGAAGGCACCGCCATCATAGCCCAACGTATTGGTGATCTGCGCCGGATTGCTGCCATCGATGTTCATCGTCCAAAGTTCGAGGTCGCCGCTGCGCGTCGAAGTGAACACGATTTTTGTTCCGTCAGGTGAAACGGTGCCTTCGGCATCGTAACCCTTTGTGTTGGTGAGCTGACGGTTGAAATTGCCTTTCAAGTCGGCAACAAAAATGTCATAGGTGTCATACACCGGCCAGACATATTTGCCATCGACCTTGCGCTCAGGCGTTGGTGGACAGGTGTCGGCGGCCAAATGTGTCGAGGCATACAGGATTTCCTTGTCGCCGGGCATGAAGTAGGCACAGGTGGTACGGCCTTTTCCTGTGCTGATGCGCTGAGGCACGGCACCGACGGTTCCTGCAATCGGCATCATGAAAATTTGATCGCATTTGGCATCCCATTCGGCAAAATCGCTTTGGAAGGAGAGCATTTTGCTGTCGAAGCTGAAATAAGCCTCGGCGTTGTTGCCGCCCTTGGTCAATCGGCGCACATTTTTGAAGTGGCGCTCGCTTTCATAGCGCAGGGTATCCGGAATGCTGTCCACCTTGGTGGAGTCCTGACCTTCGCCATTTCCCTGTTTTGCGGTTTCGTTGCAGCTTGTTGCCAACAAGGCCGCCATCAATACGAGAAGCGCGGCGCCGGATTTCATTACAATTTTCATTTTCAAAATGCAGATATCAAATGCGGCGCAAAGGTAGGAAATTTCGTGGGTGGGAAATGCAACGAATGGAAATTCTCTTATTTAATCAACCTGAAGTCAAAAGGAATGGTAACCCAGCACCAAACGGGCTTCCCACTTCGCATGCCTGGAGTGCATTTTAGGTTTGGGATTTGCGAGGTGACTGCGCGGCTCAAAATAGGATGTGGATCGCTATACAGCGAATGCCGATTGTAATTTCCTTGCCGGTCCAGCAAAATTCTTACCACAACCTTGCCTTCAAGTTCCTGATCCTTCGCTTTTTTCGGGTAACCGATTTGTCCCTTGATCTCATTCAGGTTGAGCGGGACGGGCTCCTTGTCCAGCAGCACAAAATCATTTATGCCCGGTATGGAATCGTCACTCTCCACTTCCGATTCCTCCCTCTCAATGACTTCCACGTCCTCTGCAGAAAAGTCAAGCGGAGGTGGTGCCTCCCCTGGTTGAATCTCAATCAATTGGGACAGGTCGTCCTCCTTGGATTCAGTTTGTTTCTCAGCAGGTGAGCAAGATGACATCCAAATCACCATGGGCGCGAACACGAGGATTGAATTCAAGAACTTTCGGGTCATCGGCGGATCAAATTTAGCGGTGGTTGGAACGGCTTTCTTTTTTACCTTGCAATGTAGAAAAAAGTCCGACGTCTGATGCCGCAATCACTTCCCCAATTTCAGCTTGAGACCCGTGCAAGTGCGCGAGGGCCAGAGGTTTGGGATGGCATCCGGAAGCAATGGCTCGTCTTGACCCACGAAGAGCAAGTTCGACAATGCCTGATTCAATTTCTGACCACCGTTTGTGGTGTTCCCAAGGGACTCATCAGCCTTGAAAAGGGCTTGAATTACGACCGCCGGCGCAAGCGCTACGACTTACTTGTTTATGACCGTTCCGGCAAGCCTTTTATATTATGTGAATGCAAGGAGCCGCGTGTACCCATCGACGATGCCGTGGTGCAACAGATTTCCGTGTACAACCACAAGATCGGCGCACGCATTCTCATCCTGACGAATGGGCCGCAACTGTTGGCTTTTGCGCAAACGCAACCCGGAAAATGGACTGGATTAACCTTGCCCGATCCGGATTTGCCCGGTGGAGAAGCATGGTTTGGGGAAGCAGAACGGTTATTGTCCTGAAATTCAGCTTTCAGCAGAGATGGCAGCTGCAAGGATTCGCAGGCCATCCCGCAATTCATCCTCCGAAATCACCAACGGCGGCGCAATCCGAATGGCGGTATTGCAATGCAAAAACCAATCGGTGATCACGCCATGCTCCAAACACCGCGCAATCACACGCAAGACGCGATCAAATTCGCCGACCTCGGCAGCATAGAGCAAGCCTTTTCCACGTAATTCCAACACGCCGGGCACATTCAATTCTTGCTGAATGATCGTTTCCAAACTTGCCACCCGCTCGACCAAGCGTTCGTCCAAAATCTTGTTCAGAACCGCCAAGGCGGCCGCGCAATTCACCGGATGTCCCCCGAATGTCGTGATATGCCCCAAAACGGGATCGTGCGTGAGCACCTGCAAAACCTCCTGACGCGAAACAAAAGCGCCGATCGGCATGCCGCCGCCCATTCCCTTGGCCATCAGCAAGATATCGGGAATTACACCCAAGCCCTGAAAGGCAAACAAGTCCCCTGTCCGGCCAAATCCGGTTTGGATTTCGTCAAAAATGAGGAGCGTGCCTGTGATGTCGCAGCGCGTGCGGAGGGCGTACAGCCAATTGCGCGTGCCCAAGCGTACGCCCGCCTCGCCTTGGATCGGCTCGACGATCACGGCGGCCACGCCTTCATGGATCGCGTCAATCGCAGCGTGCGAGCCAAATTCGACGAAGGTCACCCCGGGCAGAAAAGGGCCGTAGCCTTCCTTGAGGCCGGGAGCACCAGTGACGGAAAGCGCGCCATGAGTCGAACCGTGGTAGCTGTTGTGGAAAGCGATGATTTCGGAGCGGCCGGTGAATTTTTTGGCGAGTTTGAGGGCACCTTCGACGGCTTCGGAGCCGCTGTTGACAAAGTAAACATTGTCGAGGGTCGGGCCGAGTTGGTCTGCGAGCAGCGTGGCAAGTGCCACTTGCGGTGTCAGGACAAATTCGCCATAGACCATCGTGTGCATGTAGCGCGCCGCCTGCGCTTGCACGGCCGCGACCACTTCAGGCGCACAGTGGCCGACATTGCTCACGCCGATTCCCGAAATCAGGTCGAGGTAGCGTTTGCCGTCGGGTGCATAAAGGAAGCAGCCTTCGGCGCGGGCAACCTCGACGAGCATCGGCGCTTGGGAAGTTTGAGCGACGTGGCGCAGGAAAAGCTGACGTTGGTCCATGGATCAGGCGTTTTCGGCGGCGACCAATTTGATTTTTTTGACCATCGAGGCAAGCCCATTCGATCGGGTCGGACTGAGATTTTGCGACAAACCGATCTTATCGAGGAAATAGAGATTCGCCGTTGCAATTTCTGCTACCGGTTGATCCTGGAAAATGCGCAAGAGCAAGGAAATCAATCCTTTGGGAATCATGGCGTCGCTGTCGCCGTCAAAATGCATTCGACCGTCATTCAAAGAATAATGCAGCCAAACCTGACTTTGGCATCCACGCACCTTGTGGTCTTCGTCCCGAAACTGCTCGGGGTAGGCGGGAAGATCCTTGCCAAGGGCAATGATGTATTCGTATTTGTCATCCCAATCACCGAGGAATTCAAACTCGCCAATGATCTCTTCTTGTATCTCTTGAATGGTCATGCCACCGATTTTGGTGCAAAGGTAGGGGAAATGCGGGTTTGGGAGGGATTACCATTGCACTTTGCCTTTGTCGTCTTTGGGGAACAGCTTTGCCAAATGGAATCGCTCCAAAGAATCACGGGTACCTTTGAGAAACCGATTGCCATCGACCATTACTTTCTCCAGTTTGGGAAGTTTCCAAAGTTCATCCGGTAGGTGGCTCAATTGGCAATTGCTAAGGCCGAGGTATGTGAGTTCTTTCAGGTCTTTGATGTTTGTTGGAATCGAGACAATTTCATTTCTACTCAGTTCCAAATAAGTGAGATTGACCATCTTCCAAATGGGCATTGGGAAGGATTTTAAGCCTTCTCGATGTCCATGAATTTCCAAAATCTTATTGGGATAAGGATGTTCGCAGGCCTCTTTGACATTTTGGAATACCGTTTTCAAACTGTCTTCGACTTCCGGCTCGGGATCGCCTTGGTCAAGAGAAAACCTAAAGGGAATTGTGATCCAACACTTCACCGGCTTTCCAGCTTGAATCCCAGGATCACACTGCAATCGTTGGATTTCTCTCGCAACTGCCTTCAGCAATGCAGGATGACCTTCTTTCAGTGCAACGTGCCTGACATAATTTCCTTCTTCATCGATGAGGATTCTGAGTTCTACGGTCCCTTCGATTTCCGCTTCCTTTGCCATGGCGGGATAACCTATTGACTGCCGAATTTCGTCAAGATTGTCTGGCCAAGGCTCCTTTTCCAGCAATTGAGGCTTGAACGGGTCGGGTTCGGGGCCCGACTGATCTGTGCTGAGGCTGTCACATCCGCAGAGCAAAAGAAGAAGGAAAATTGCGAGTATGTTGACTTTCATGGTCTTATGTGAGGAGCTTGAGAGGAGTTGCCTTTCACCATTGCACTTTGCCTTTGTCGTCTTTGGGGAACAACAGTTCACCATGTGACTTGACCATTGATTTCTGCAGGCTTTTGGGGAACAGGTTTCCATCAACCATTATTTTTTCCAACCGCTGCATTCCCAATACTTCGTCGGGTAAGTGCGTAAGTTGGTTCCTGGAGAGGCCCAAGTACCATAAACTATGGAATTGGGCAATCTCCACGGGAATTGTTGTCAATTGATTATCACCAAGTTCAAGTCGGCGCAAATTCGGAAAATTCAGCACCTCCATCGGGAATTCTGTAAGTTTTTTTCCGTGTAGGAAAAGCTCCTTCACATTGGCAGGATCTGCCAAAAGTGCTTCATCGAGACTATGAAACGAGGTTTTGGCAATATCCTCAGCAACTCTTTTCAAATTCTTGGGTTCCACCGTTTCCACTGCATCCGAAGGCAAGAGTTTGAAATCAAAAGGAATTGTGACCCAAACCTTGATGGGCTTTCCGTATTGAATTCCTGGTTTGAACTTCAAGAATGCAATTTTGGATTCGACGGCTTGGGTCAAGATCGGATGCGGATTCTTGATAATAATGTGCTTCACGTAATTGCCCTTTGTGTCAATTTGCACTCTTATGATCACTTTCCCCTGAATTTCTGAGGCTTTTGCATCGGGTGGATACCCGATCATCCTCGTAAGCTCATTCATATTGATAGGCTCGGGTTCCCTTTCTAAGAGAACAAATTCATTAGGACCGATCTCGCGCGGTTCATTAACCTGACAAAAGCTCCAAGTTGGAAGCCACAAAAGTCCACAAAAAATTAAATAGCGAATGACGTTTGGATGTAGCATGACATTGGTTTTGAATTCAATACCAAGTTAATGTTTTCATCCAATTTTTCAAAACCTCGATGAATTTCTGGATTTCGGATGTAAGCCAAACATCGGAGTTACCTCACCGTCTTTATTTATTCATATCCAAACTTAAACGGAATTGTCACCCAGGACTTGACCGCTTTGCCTTCTATCAAGGCGGGCGTGAAACGGATAAGGTGCAAGACGGGTTCGACAGCTTCAGTGCACATCGGATGCGCTGTTTTGAGGATAATATGCTTCATATATTTGCCGTTTTCATCCATCAGAAGGCGCACGATGACTTTGCCTTCGATGCAAGCTTGCGGATGCCGAATGAGTTGCTTGACCGAATCAAGGTTCAGTGGGACAGGTTCCCTTTCAAACAGGATAAATTCTTGTGGTCCCGGCGTCTTGTCTTCTTTGACCTGCGCCAAACCTTTTTCCGCACAGATTCCAACCAAAAAGAAACACAAAAGCGTAATTCGTCGCATGCTGATCATTTTCCAGCATCAACGAAAGGGAACCCTAAAAAAGTATGGGTTTTGGGGCGAAGCGTGGAAAATCAATCCGTCAGCAACTCGATATGCTCAAGGTTTTCTCTTGCCTTGTCGATCGCAGCCTTAGGGATGTCGTTGTTGCTGATGTCCAAGGCACGCAAAGACTTCATTTTCTTGAGAAAACCGGGAACAGCCTTGATTTGGTTGCCGTTCATCTCGATTTCCGCGAGGGCAGGCAGCTTGGCCAAGACGCTCGGAATTTCGGTGAAATTGTTGTCGTCCAAAATGATCTTGGTCAAGCTCGTCAACCTTGAAATCCTTGGATCCAGGGTGTTGAGCTTCTGACCGCTGAGGTCCAGCGTTTCCACGACTTCGGTGGTCGTCAAGGCTTCGTCGAGGGAGGTGAATACCTTGGTACTGTTACCTGCATCAAACACAATCGGCAACATCACAATCGACTTGATCGGTTTGCCCTCCTTTTTTGCCGGGGTGAATTTCAGTTCGGGGATATGGGCTGAAACGGCGTCGCTGAGCAACTGAGAGGGAGATTCCGTGATTTGGTGAGATTCGACCTTGCCGTTGGGGCCGACGGTGATCTTTGCGATGACCTTGCCGGATGCACCTGCGCGCTTGGCTTCGAGCGGAAATCCGATCTTTTGTTGGACCGCCTCGCAATTCAAGCATTC
This DNA window, taken from Bacteroidota bacterium, encodes the following:
- a CDS encoding TonB family protein, with translation MKVNILAIFLLLLLCGCDSLSTDQSGPEPDPFKPQLLEKEPWPDNLDEIRQSIGYPAMAKEAEIEGTVELRILIDEEGNYVRHVALKEGHPALLKAVAREIQRLQCDPGIQAGKPVKCWITIPFRFSLDQGDPEPEVEDSLKTVFQNVKEACEHPYPNKILEIHGHREGLKSFPMPIWKMVNLTYLELSRNEIVSIPTNIKDLKELTYLGLSNCQLSHLPDELWKLPKLEKVMVDGNRFLKGTRDSLERFHLAKLFPKDDKGKVQW
- a CDS encoding PD40 domain-containing protein — translated: MKSGAALLVLMAALLATSCNETAKQGNGEGQDSTKVDSIPDTLRYESERHFKNVRRLTKGGNNAEAYFSFDSKMLSFQSDFAEWDAKCDQIFMMPIAGTVGAVPQRISTGKGRTTCAYFMPGDKEILYASTHLAADTCPPTPERKVDGKYVWPVYDTYDIFVADLKGNFNRQLTNTKGYDAEGTVSPDGTKIVFTSTRSGDLELWTMNIDGSNPAQITNTLGYDGGAFFSPDSKKLVWRASRPTTPEDQKSYKDLLKKGLVEPGALEVFVANADGSDVKQVTNIGKANWAPSWHPSGEKIIFASNHKGEKGRQFNLFLINVDGTGLEQISFDGTFDAFPIFSPDGKYVAFSSNRFNGGGHDTNVFLAEWVE
- a CDS encoding type I restriction enzyme HsdR N-terminal domain-containing protein; its protein translation is MPQSLPQFQLETRASARGPEVWDGIRKQWLVLTHEEQVRQCLIQFLTTVCGVPKGLISLEKGLNYDRRRKRYDLLVYDRSGKPFILCECKEPRVPIDDAVVQQISVYNHKIGARILILTNGPQLLAFAQTQPGKWTGLTLPDPDLPGGEAWFGEAERLLS
- a CDS encoding TonB family protein — its product is MLHPNVIRYLIFCGLLWLPTWSFCQVNEPREIGPNEFVLLEREPEPINMNELTRMIGYPPDAKASEIQGKVIIRVQIDTKGNYVKHIIIKNPHPILTQAVESKIAFLKFKPGIQYGKPIKVWVTIPFDFKLLPSDAVETVEPKNLKRVAEDIAKTSFHSLDEALLADPANVKELFLHGKKLTEFPMEVLNFPNLRRLELGDNQLTTIPVEIAQFHSLWYLGLSRNQLTHLPDEVLGMQRLEKIMVDGNLFPKSLQKSMVKSHGELLFPKDDKGKVQW
- a CDS encoding N-acetyltransferase, whose protein sequence is MIDLALDCEWHKLTPSNPISEFDCGNEDLNDFFRSDALQYAEQLLGSTYYFSTKSGGEIVCAYTLSNDSIKTYDLPNNRKRKIRDGIPREKHIRSFPATLIGRLGVSNKFKASGIGSQLMMVIKINCIQEDGDRCRFLVVDAYNEAQVLRYYEKNDFKFLFSSEDQEKEYHQMDGSQILRTRFMYFDLLALR
- a CDS encoding aspartate aminotransferase family protein, giving the protein MDQRQLFLRHVAQTSQAPMLVEVARAEGCFLYAPDGKRYLDLISGIGVSNVGHCAPEVVAAVQAQAARYMHTMVYGEFVLTPQVALATLLADQLGPTLDNVYFVNSGSEAVEGALKLAKKFTGRSEIIAFHNSYHGSTHGALSVTGAPGLKEGYGPFLPGVTFVEFGSHAAIDAIHEGVAAVIVEPIQGEAGVRLGTRNWLYALRTRCDITGTLLIFDEIQTGFGRTGDLFAFQGLGVIPDILLMAKGMGGGMPIGAFVSRQEVLQVLTHDPVLGHITTFGGHPVNCAAALAVLNKILDERLVERVASLETIIQQELNVPGVLELRGKGLLYAAEVGEFDRVLRVIARCLEHGVITDWFLHCNTAIRIAPPLVISEDELRDGLRILAAAISAES
- a CDS encoding TonB family protein, giving the protein MTRKFLNSILVFAPMVIWMSSCSPAEKQTESKEDDLSQLIEIQPGEAPPPLDFSAEDVEVIEREESEVESDDSIPGINDFVLLDKEPVPLNLNEIKGQIGYPKKAKDQELEGKVVVRILLDRQGNYNRHSLYSDPHPILSRAVTSQIPNLKCTPGMRSGKPVWCWVTIPFDFRLIK
- a CDS encoding energy transducer TonB, whose amino-acid sequence is MRRITLLCFFLVGICAEKGLAQVKEDKTPGPQEFILFEREPVPLNLDSVKQLIRHPQACIEGKVIVRLLMDENGKYMKHIILKTAHPMCTEAVEPVLHLIRFTPALIEGKAVKSWVTIPFKFGYE
- a CDS encoding SufE family protein, with product MTIQEIQEEIIGEFEFLGDWDDKYEYIIALGKDLPAYPEQFRDEDHKVRGCQSQVWLHYSLNDGRMHFDGDSDAMIPKGLISLLLRIFQDQPVAEIATANLYFLDKIGLSQNLSPTRSNGLASMVKKIKLVAAENA
- a CDS encoding TonB family protein, with protein sequence MKTIFSLLFAAFLLVSTQVKAQTETPPECLNCEAVQQKIGFPLEAKRAGASGKVIAKITVGPNGKVESHQITESPSQLLSDAVSAHIPELKFTPAKKEGKPIKSIVMLPIVFDAGNSTKVFTSLDEALTTTEVVETLDLSGQKLNTLDPRISRLTSLTKIILDDNNFTEIPSVLAKLPALAEIEMNGNQIKAVPGFLKKMKSLRALDISNNDIPKAAIDKARENLEHIELLTD